One window from the genome of Metabacillus flavus encodes:
- the mtaB gene encoding tRNA (N(6)-L-threonylcarbamoyladenosine(37)-C(2))-methylthiotransferase MtaB, producing the protein MASVAFHTLGCKVNHYETEAIWQLFKEAGYERKDFESSADVYVINTCTVTNTGDKKSRQVIRRAIRKNPDGVICVTGCYAQTSPAEIMAIPGVDIVVGTQDRVKMLDYIAQYREERQPINGVSNIMKARTYEELDVPAFTDRTRASLKIQEGCNNFCTFCIIPWARGLMRSRDPEEVIKQAQQLVDSGYKEIVLTGIHTGGYGEDMKDYNFAALLRALDERVEGLKRIRISSIEASQITDEVIEVLDQSDKIVRHLHIPIQSASNTVLKRMRRKYTMEFFAERLVRLKKALPGLAVTSDVIVGFPGETEEEFMETYNFIKEHKFSELHVFPYSKRTGTPAARMEDQVDEEVKNERVHRLIELSDQLAKEYASSYEGDVLEVIPEEEYKEAPGSGLYVGYTDNYLKVVFQASEEMVGQIVRVKIEKAGYPYSEGQFVRVLEEPKDAIPLSS; encoded by the coding sequence AGCTGACGTTTATGTCATCAATACATGTACGGTTACAAATACAGGGGATAAAAAGAGCCGCCAGGTCATCCGCCGGGCAATTCGAAAAAATCCTGACGGGGTTATTTGTGTTACCGGCTGCTATGCCCAGACATCACCGGCAGAAATTATGGCCATCCCGGGTGTGGATATAGTTGTCGGTACACAGGATCGGGTGAAAATGCTTGATTACATTGCCCAGTATCGCGAAGAAAGACAGCCGATTAACGGTGTTAGCAATATTATGAAAGCAAGAACTTATGAAGAGCTTGATGTACCGGCCTTTACCGATCGTACAAGAGCTTCATTAAAAATCCAGGAAGGCTGCAACAACTTCTGTACGTTCTGCATCATTCCATGGGCTCGGGGACTGATGCGCTCCAGAGACCCGGAAGAAGTAATTAAACAAGCTCAGCAGCTTGTAGACTCAGGCTATAAAGAAATTGTTCTGACTGGAATTCATACTGGCGGTTACGGGGAAGATATGAAGGATTATAATTTTGCTGCCCTGCTGCGTGCATTGGATGAACGGGTAGAGGGTTTGAAACGAATCCGGATTTCCTCCATTGAAGCAAGCCAAATCACGGATGAGGTTATTGAGGTTCTGGATCAATCCGATAAAATTGTCCGCCACCTGCATATTCCTATTCAATCTGCTTCAAATACCGTTCTAAAAAGAATGAGAAGAAAATATACAATGGAATTTTTTGCGGAAAGACTTGTGCGCCTCAAAAAAGCCCTCCCAGGATTAGCGGTAACTTCGGATGTAATCGTTGGATTCCCTGGTGAAACAGAAGAGGAGTTCATGGAAACCTACAATTTCATTAAAGAGCATAAGTTCTCTGAACTGCATGTATTCCCCTATTCAAAGCGGACAGGCACCCCTGCAGCAAGAATGGAAGATCAAGTGGATGAAGAAGTGAAAAATGAGCGTGTTCATCGCTTAATTGAGCTATCCGATCAGCTTGCGAAGGAATATGCGTCCTCCTATGAAGGTGACGTTTTGGAAGTTATTCCTGAAGAAGAATACAAAGAGGCTCCTGGAAGCGGCTTATATGTCGGCTATACAGATAACTATTTAAAAGTTGTTTTTCAGGCATCAGAGGAAATGGTTGGGCAAATTGTCCGGGTAAAAATTGAAAAGGCCGGTTATCCTTATAGTGAAGGCCAATTCGTGAGAGTCTTAGAAGAGCCCAAGGATGCTATCCCACTAAGCTCTTAA